One window of Gloeothece citriformis PCC 7424 genomic DNA carries:
- the ruvX gene encoding Holliday junction resolvase RuvX, whose product MREKIAALGLDVGKKRVGVAGCDGLGLIATGLTTIERTHFIADVEKFKQLVEERDIKVLVVGLPYSMNGTLGSQAKQVQNYATRLAKALQLPLEYVDERLTSYEAEEQLKAQKRFSTYNKGLVDRQAAAIILQQWLDQRRSLRLIELEDNL is encoded by the coding sequence ATGAGAGAAAAAATTGCAGCTTTAGGGTTAGATGTGGGGAAAAAGCGGGTAGGTGTCGCTGGATGTGATGGACTAGGGTTAATTGCAACAGGGTTAACCACCATCGAACGGACTCATTTTATCGCTGATGTGGAAAAATTTAAACAGTTGGTAGAAGAACGGGATATAAAAGTTTTGGTGGTAGGTTTACCTTATTCGATGAATGGAACACTCGGTTCTCAAGCAAAACAGGTTCAAAATTACGCCACGAGACTCGCTAAAGCTTTACAATTACCCCTAGAATACGTGGATGAGCGTTTAACCTCCTATGAAGCAGAAGAACAGCTAAAAGCTCAAAAACGGTTTTCAACTTACAATAAAGGGTTAGTCGATCGTCAGGCGGCTGCAATTATTTTACAACAATGGTTAGATCAACGGCGATCGCTTCGATTAATCGAGTTAGAGGATAATCTTTAA
- a CDS encoding GNAT family N-acetyltransferase produces MSISSSQTAKTTIRPLYYRDLEAIKQIAENNLLENQPEGLINFKQELQQVQTWYGLFKVLSWFPNPFRHHLGFYVADSEVTESPNSQIRGVIKVAPFNSSRSTWRVEQVLVKQNSSEPEFFNDPRGIASQLLRYCLEKIWEARTWIIEVNIHEKSILALYRQNGFQPLAELTYWSLCPELLQQLAENEPDLPNLLPVSNADAHLLYQLDCVSMPPLLRQVFDRHPQDFKVNFSLGLANKLKQWSGEREISRGYVFEPQRKAAIGHFELTLSKTGNFPHKAKLTVHPAYTWLYPKLLIQMARISQKYPSVPLELISADYQHERQEYLEKLEAQRVEHTLLMSRSVWHKLKEVKPEGIQLSEVFQGLHPVPRQPIPSPWLKMSHHSSKQSLNEPDKLGSHRSKNGDKLGESLEHGENGKKNFES; encoded by the coding sequence ATGAGCATATCTTCCTCCCAAACGGCTAAAACCACCATTCGACCTTTATATTACCGCGATCTTGAAGCTATCAAACAAATAGCTGAAAATAATTTGCTGGAAAATCAACCGGAGGGGTTAATTAATTTTAAACAAGAGTTACAACAAGTTCAAACTTGGTATGGATTGTTTAAAGTTTTAAGTTGGTTTCCTAACCCTTTTCGGCATCATTTAGGGTTTTATGTAGCTGATAGCGAAGTTACGGAGTCCCCAAATTCTCAAATTCGAGGGGTGATTAAAGTTGCTCCTTTTAATAGTAGTCGTAGCACTTGGCGAGTTGAACAAGTTTTAGTTAAACAAAATTCATCAGAACCGGAATTTTTTAATGATCCTAGAGGGATAGCTTCTCAGCTATTGCGTTACTGTTTGGAAAAGATTTGGGAAGCGAGAACTTGGATCATAGAAGTTAATATTCACGAAAAAAGCATATTAGCACTCTATCGCCAAAATGGATTTCAACCTTTGGCAGAATTGACCTATTGGTCGTTATGTCCTGAATTATTACAACAATTAGCAGAAAATGAGCCAGATTTACCGAATTTATTGCCGGTCAGTAATGCAGATGCTCATCTATTGTATCAATTAGATTGTGTTTCTATGCCGCCTTTGTTGCGTCAAGTTTTTGATCGCCATCCTCAAGATTTTAAAGTAAATTTTAGTCTGGGTTTAGCCAATAAGCTGAAACAATGGAGCGGAGAAAGGGAAATTTCTAGGGGGTATGTTTTTGAACCTCAACGGAAAGCCGCTATTGGCCATTTTGAACTAACGTTATCTAAAACGGGAAATTTTCCCCATAAAGCTAAGTTAACTGTTCATCCGGCTTACACCTGGTTATATCCTAAATTATTAATTCAAATGGCGAGGATCTCTCAAAAATATCCCTCTGTTCCTTTAGAATTAATATCGGCTGATTATCAACATGAACGACAGGAATATTTAGAAAAACTGGAAGCTCAAAGAGTAGAACATACTCTATTGATGTCTCGTTCAGTTTGGCATAAATTGAAGGAGGTAAAACCCGAAGGAATTCAGTTAAGCGAAGTTTTTCAAGGACTTCATCCGGTTCCCCGTCAACCTATTCCTAGTCCTTGGTTAAAAATGTCCCATCATTCCTCTAAACAGAGTTTAAATGAACCGGATAAATTAGGGTCTCACCGGTCTAAAAATGGAGATAAATTAGGAGAGTCTCTTGAACATGGGGAAAATGGAAAAAAGAATTTTGAATCCTAG
- the cruF gene encoding gamma-carotene 1'-hydroxylase CruF, which produces MKQANRIERTLLWGHLFSMAFGLAGLLVVLPNPELVAQLPDIGKTAFSWSLAGGGVIYMLLGCAAVAVYAYRTLGVWHWLGFMIPAIGLSLGSELLGTSTGFPFGHYRYLTGLGYKIAGLVPFTIPLSWFYLGFSAYIIARLGLNSFKTPSWVKEIGAIVIGSVLLTSWDFVLDPAMSQTAMPFWVWDQPGAFFGMPYQNFAGWFGTGVVYMTVAVLLWKVKPLRLPKIDLSLPLVMYLSNFGFATIMSMAEGIYPPVLLGVITGVIPVVILYLKASNTEEFSSFSDNQNNEYPSVKMPVASVGGNK; this is translated from the coding sequence ATGAAGCAAGCGAATAGGATAGAAAGGACTCTGCTATGGGGTCATCTTTTTTCAATGGCCTTTGGATTAGCCGGATTGTTAGTCGTATTACCGAACCCGGAGTTAGTCGCCCAATTACCCGACATTGGCAAAACTGCCTTCAGTTGGTCTTTAGCGGGAGGTGGTGTGATCTATATGCTCCTAGGATGTGCCGCCGTAGCTGTATATGCCTATCGAACATTAGGGGTATGGCATTGGTTAGGATTTATGATCCCAGCCATTGGGTTATCTTTAGGGAGTGAGTTGTTAGGCACTAGCACCGGATTCCCCTTTGGTCATTATCGTTATTTGACAGGTTTGGGGTATAAAATTGCAGGGCTAGTTCCTTTTACTATTCCTCTATCGTGGTTTTATTTGGGATTTAGTGCCTATATTATTGCTCGATTAGGGCTAAATAGCTTTAAAACCCCCTCTTGGGTTAAAGAAATAGGGGCGATCGTGATTGGGTCTGTATTATTAACCTCATGGGATTTTGTCTTAGATCCTGCCATGAGTCAGACTGCAATGCCGTTTTGGGTATGGGATCAACCCGGTGCCTTTTTTGGAATGCCTTATCAAAATTTTGCCGGTTGGTTTGGGACTGGGGTCGTTTATATGACCGTGGCCGTCCTGCTATGGAAAGTTAAACCCCTCCGTTTACCCAAAATAGACTTAAGCTTACCTCTGGTGATGTACTTAAGTAACTTTGGTTTTGCCACGATCATGAGTATGGCAGAAGGCATTTATCCCCCAGTCTTATTAGGAGTGATCACCGGAGTCATCCCGGTTGTGATCTTATATCTAAAAGCTTCTAATACCGAAGAGTTTAGCTCCTTTTCTGATAACCAAAACAATGAATATCCTTCTGTCAAAATGCCCGTTGCTTCTGTTGGAGGAAACAAATAA
- the cruG gene encoding 2'-O-glycosyltransferase CruG, producing MLSEATLAVISLVLLVFQGIATLILLSRLLKGPFRRPPLEAKHPNPNLLGTVSVVVPTLNEVERIDPCLKGLSEQSYEVREILVIDSHSTDGTPERVKEISTKDPRFRLFNDDPLPLGWVGRPWALHTGFLKSSPKSEWVLGIDADTQPQPGLIPSLILAAEEEGYDIVSLSPQFILEYPGEWWLQPALLMTLIYRFDSAGVKDQSSHRVMANGQCFLSRRSVLEKVGGYQSAASSFCDDVTLARYAANQGYKVGFLDGAKVIRVRMYEGFKDTWIGWGRSLDLKDASTPGQLWGDLGLLLLTQGLPLLLSIALGLCLGLGYAFLTLKLALGLNLCLVLIRFALLLAIYPSYYRCSSFSPASWLFWLSPLADPLAVMRIYLSAFTRPTQWRGRVYQ from the coding sequence TTGTTGAGTGAGGCAACTCTAGCTGTCATTTCCCTGGTTTTATTAGTATTCCAGGGAATAGCTACCTTAATTTTACTTTCCCGTCTTCTCAAAGGGCCTTTCCGTCGTCCGCCTCTAGAAGCAAAGCATCCTAACCCGAATTTATTAGGGACTGTAAGTGTTGTCGTTCCTACCCTAAACGAAGTTGAACGGATTGATCCTTGTTTAAAAGGGTTAAGTGAGCAAAGTTACGAAGTGCGGGAAATTTTAGTCATAGACAGTCATTCTACTGATGGAACTCCCGAACGAGTAAAAGAAATTAGCACCAAAGACCCTCGTTTTCGTCTATTCAATGATGATCCTTTACCTTTGGGGTGGGTAGGTCGTCCTTGGGCGTTACATACGGGATTTTTAAAAAGTTCCCCCAAAAGCGAATGGGTTTTAGGTATTGACGCAGATACCCAACCTCAACCCGGTTTAATTCCCAGTTTAATCCTTGCCGCCGAAGAAGAGGGTTATGATATTGTTTCCCTCTCCCCTCAGTTCATCCTTGAATATCCTGGGGAATGGTGGTTACAACCGGCTTTACTGATGACCTTGATCTACCGTTTTGACTCCGCCGGGGTTAAAGATCAATCCTCTCATCGAGTGATGGCCAATGGACAATGTTTTTTATCTCGCCGTAGCGTGTTAGAGAAAGTGGGAGGTTATCAAAGCGCGGCTAGTTCCTTCTGTGATGATGTCACTTTAGCGCGTTATGCAGCCAATCAAGGTTACAAAGTCGGATTCTTAGATGGCGCAAAAGTCATCCGAGTGCGGATGTATGAAGGATTTAAGGATACATGGATAGGATGGGGGCGATCGCTAGATCTCAAAGATGCCTCAACTCCAGGACAACTGTGGGGCGATTTAGGATTACTCTTGTTGACCCAAGGTTTACCTTTATTATTATCGATCGCATTAGGTCTTTGTTTGGGATTAGGATATGCTTTCCTAACCCTAAAACTAGCACTAGGGTTAAATTTATGCTTAGTGTTAATTCGATTTGCCTTACTGTTGGCAATTTACCCTTCTTACTATCGTTGTTCTAGTTTTTCTCCTGCCTCTTGGTTATTTTGGCTATCTCCCTTAGCTGATCCTTTAGCAGTGATGAGAATTTATTTGTCTGCTTTTACCCGGCCAACTCAATGGCGAGGCAGAGTTTATCAATAA
- a CDS encoding IS630 family transposase, producing MNYGAITSLNRILVILAKNWELQEKKNYGYQERNEIEREAFREKVILIEKKKRVYLDEAGFDNRDDYPYGYSPKGERCYDLKCGKKRERVSWIGALKEGKILAPLTFEGCCNRDLFEAWLSQSLVPQLEPGDIIILDNATFHKGETIREIVEEAGCELWYLPAYSPDLNKIENWWSVLKTWMKQMLPEFETVRECVDAAFKKCPNVFA from the coding sequence CTGAACTATGGGGCAATAACATCACTCAACAGAATATTAGTTATACTTGCAAAAAACTGGGAATTACAAGAAAAAAAAAATTACGGATATCAGGAAAGAAATGAAATAGAACGAGAAGCTTTCCGAGAAAAAGTTATTTTAATTGAGAAAAAGAAAAGAGTTTATTTAGATGAAGCGGGGTTTGATAATAGAGATGATTATCCTTATGGCTATAGCCCTAAAGGAGAAAGATGCTACGATTTAAAATGTGGGAAAAAACGAGAAAGAGTCAGTTGGATTGGTGCTTTAAAAGAAGGAAAAATTTTGGCTCCTTTAACCTTTGAAGGTTGTTGTAATAGAGATTTATTTGAAGCCTGGTTATCTCAAAGTTTGGTTCCTCAATTGGAACCAGGTGACATCATTATTTTGGATAATGCCACATTTCATAAAGGAGAAACCATCAGAGAAATTGTAGAAGAAGCTGGTTGTGAACTATGGTATCTACCAGCTTACTCTCCAGATTTAAATAAAATTGAGAATTGGTGGTCTGTTTTAAAAACTTGGATGAAACAAATGTTACCCGAATTTGAAACAGTTAGAGAATGTGTCGATGCTGCCTTCAAAAAATGTCCTAACGTTTTTGCGTAG
- a CDS encoding helix-turn-helix domain-containing protein: MPAPYSYDLRQKAVKAVKRGYKKVNVCRLFKISRNTLDLWLKREKETGEYAAIANKQGRHSKIEDEEKFKSFVKENKGKTQKRMAELWGNNITQQNISYTCKKLGITRKKKLRISGKK, encoded by the coding sequence ATGCCAGCACCTTATAGCTATGATTTACGGCAAAAAGCAGTTAAAGCCGTAAAAAGAGGGTATAAAAAAGTAAATGTCTGTCGTTTATTTAAAATTAGTCGTAATACTTTAGATTTATGGTTAAAAAGAGAAAAAGAAACAGGAGAATACGCAGCGATCGCTAATAAACAGGGAAGACATAGTAAAATTGAAGATGAAGAAAAGTTTAAAAGTTTTGTCAAAGAAAATAAAGGTAAAACTCAAAAGCGAATGGCTGAACTATGGGGCAATAACATCACTCAACAGAATATTAGTTATACTTGCAAAAAACTGGGAATTACAAGAAAAAAAAAATTACGGATATCAGGAAAGAAATGA
- a CDS encoding DJ-1/PfpI family protein, with translation MIDHKVESTQLGTRCFFQANFMILEAYLLTVNQKMNQPIKYTIGLVIFPGMTQLDINAPLTVFHLMPNTQIYLLWKNLDPVTSDEGLKVLPTQTFADCPPLDVICVPGGPGHIGMMKDRDILDFLQRQSQEAKYMTSVCTGSLILAAAGLLQGYRATCHWLFREQLAMLGVQVSSDRVVIDRDRITGGGVTAGIDFGLIVVKILCGEEIAKTLELLLEYNPQPPFGVGSPEKAGQDLVATVEQMGKELIETSLTEVEQIALKMKV, from the coding sequence ATGATTGACCATAAGGTTGAAAGTACCCAGTTGGGGACTAGATGCTTTTTTCAAGCCAATTTTATGATATTAGAAGCTTATTTATTAACTGTCAATCAAAAGATGAATCAACCCATTAAATATACGATCGGATTAGTCATTTTTCCCGGAATGACCCAACTTGATATTAACGCCCCCTTAACCGTTTTTCACTTGATGCCAAATACTCAAATTTATCTACTTTGGAAGAATTTAGACCCGGTTACTAGCGATGAAGGATTAAAAGTGTTGCCCACCCAGACTTTTGCCGACTGCCCCCCTCTAGATGTGATCTGTGTTCCTGGGGGGCCTGGACATATTGGGATGATGAAAGATAGAGACATCCTAGACTTTTTGCAACGGCAGAGTCAAGAGGCTAAGTATATGACTTCGGTTTGTACTGGATCATTAATTTTAGCGGCGGCTGGACTATTGCAAGGGTATCGGGCGACTTGCCATTGGCTATTTCGGGAACAGTTAGCTATGCTTGGGGTGCAAGTTTCCTCCGATCGAGTCGTCATAGACCGCGATCGGATTACGGGAGGGGGAGTTACAGCCGGGATTGATTTTGGGTTAATTGTCGTTAAAATTCTCTGTGGTGAAGAAATAGCAAAGACGCTAGAATTACTCTTAGAATATAATCCTCAGCCTCCTTTTGGGGTGGGATCTCCTGAAAAAGCCGGTCAAGATTTAGTAGCAACTGTTGAGCAAATGGGAAAAGAATTGATCGAGACTTCTTTAACAGAAGTTGAACAAATTGCCTTGAAAATGAAAGTTTAA
- a CDS encoding LuxR C-terminal-related transcriptional regulator: MVNHALHSLITAFANAQNHQQIRSHFMETAGELFNAQRWGIYVYDKHLGDSHIEVKGLPDRFVEQYEKIGRQVDPVLQYVLKYHAPAHEQLILTPQEWKQSLLYQNCCSGYDHEHIMTGPIVGRGELIGTVHFARTWGTPAFNRDDLAFLSGVCAHLSANLARIELFPQQFTSEVTKKLTPRELQIASLVAQGLTNAQIGRELWITQNSVKQALKRIFRKLNVTARAQMVARLQKSLDG; this comes from the coding sequence ATGGTCAATCATGCCTTACATTCCCTGATAACAGCCTTCGCTAATGCCCAAAATCATCAGCAAATCCGATCGCATTTTATGGAAACTGCGGGAGAACTGTTTAACGCCCAACGTTGGGGAATTTATGTCTATGATAAACACTTAGGTGATTCTCATATTGAAGTTAAGGGTTTACCCGATCGTTTTGTTGAACAATACGAAAAAATTGGCCGTCAAGTCGATCCCGTTTTGCAATATGTCCTAAAATATCACGCTCCGGCACATGAACAATTAATCCTCACGCCTCAAGAATGGAAACAAAGCCTACTGTATCAAAATTGTTGCTCTGGTTATGACCATGAACATATTATGACAGGGCCGATCGTTGGAAGAGGAGAATTAATCGGGACAGTTCATTTTGCGCGGACTTGGGGAACACCTGCTTTTAATAGAGATGATTTAGCCTTTTTAAGCGGAGTTTGTGCCCATCTTTCTGCTAATTTAGCCCGAATAGAGTTATTCCCTCAGCAATTTACCTCTGAAGTGACAAAAAAATTAACTCCACGAGAATTACAAATAGCCTCTTTAGTGGCGCAAGGACTAACTAATGCCCAAATTGGGCGAGAATTGTGGATTACTCAAAACTCAGTTAAACAAGCTTTAAAACGGATTTTTCGTAAACTTAATGTGACTGCACGCGCTCAAATGGTAGCTAGACTTCAAAAGAGTTTGGATGGTTAA
- a CDS encoding NAD(P)/FAD-dependent oxidoreductase — protein sequence MSELSKRILILGGGFGGLYTALRLDEFSWSNSHKPEIILVDKSDRFLFSPLLYELVTGEMQSWEIAPPFDELLANTNIRFHHGCVSDLNISDSLVHLDNQETLSYDKLVIALGGQTPLDFVPGAKEYAIPFRTLQDAYHLGQKLKELEQSNSEKIRVVVVGGGYSGVELACKLADRLGERGRIRIVELGEDILNSSPPHNRNAAKKALEERLVWIDLETKIEEITADTVSLLYKGQVDTIPADLVLWTVGTKVSDFIKSLPLPQNRAGKLVTNSFLQAENHPNIYILGDIADCRDKNGQQVPATAQVALQQADYCAWNLWASIMERPMLPFQYQGLGEMMTLGVDNATVNSLGLKLDGTLAYLTRRLLYLYRFPTLKHRLAVGFNWLTQPIMELLLD from the coding sequence ATGAGTGAACTATCTAAACGGATACTTATTCTTGGGGGAGGTTTTGGGGGGTTATATACTGCCCTGCGCCTAGATGAATTTTCTTGGTCAAATTCTCACAAACCCGAAATTATTCTCGTCGATAAAAGCGATCGCTTTTTATTTTCTCCTTTATTATACGAATTAGTGACTGGAGAAATGCAAAGTTGGGAAATTGCTCCTCCTTTTGATGAACTCTTAGCTAATACTAATATTCGTTTTCATCACGGATGTGTGAGTGATCTTAATATTTCCGACTCTTTAGTTCACTTAGATAATCAAGAAACATTGAGTTATGACAAATTAGTGATAGCTTTAGGAGGGCAAACCCCTCTAGATTTTGTTCCGGGTGCTAAAGAGTATGCTATTCCCTTTAGAACTCTTCAAGATGCTTACCATCTGGGACAAAAATTGAAAGAATTAGAACAATCTAACTCGGAAAAAATTCGGGTTGTGGTTGTCGGTGGGGGTTATAGTGGGGTAGAGTTAGCGTGTAAATTGGCCGATCGCTTGGGTGAACGAGGAAGAATTCGGATTGTGGAATTAGGAGAAGATATTTTAAATAGTTCCCCTCCTCATAATCGGAATGCGGCTAAAAAAGCCTTAGAAGAACGGTTAGTCTGGATAGATTTAGAAACAAAAATAGAAGAAATTACCGCCGATACAGTGTCTTTACTTTATAAAGGACAAGTGGATACTATCCCCGCCGATTTAGTTTTATGGACAGTGGGAACTAAAGTTTCTGATTTCATTAAATCTTTGCCTTTGCCTCAAAATCGCGCCGGCAAGTTAGTCACTAATTCTTTTTTACAAGCGGAAAATCATCCTAATATTTATATTCTTGGAGATATCGCCGACTGTCGGGATAAAAACGGACAACAAGTTCCGGCAACTGCCCAAGTCGCCCTCCAACAAGCAGACTATTGTGCTTGGAATCTCTGGGCTTCTATAATGGAACGACCGATGTTACCTTTCCAATATCAAGGGTTAGGGGAAATGATGACTTTGGGGGTTGATAATGCTACTGTCAACAGTCTTGGGCTTAAATTAGATGGGACTTTGGCTTATCTAACTCGACGGTTATTATATTTGTATCGTTTCCCGACTTTAAAACATCGTTTGGCAGTAGGATTTAATTGGTTAACTCAGCCTATTATGGAGTTACTTTTAGATTAA
- a CDS encoding HAD-IA family hydrolase: protein MESPKVIFLDAMGTLFGLKGTVGEMYGAIAAGVGVYVLPETLDKTFIQSFKSANPLAFPGVHPSLIPELEFQWWRAIAKSTFSLAGVLEQFEDFGTFFIQLYDYFASSEPWYVYEDVVPALTHWHHQGIELGVISNFDSRLQRILKSLNLEIFFKSITMSSYSGVAKPNPLIFTTALAKHNCSPAQAWHIGDSLKDDYYGATSAGIKAFLIERIN from the coding sequence ATGGAATCACCAAAAGTCATTTTTTTGGATGCTATGGGCACTTTATTTGGATTAAAAGGAACAGTAGGAGAAATGTATGGGGCGATCGCTGCGGGAGTAGGGGTTTATGTTTTACCCGAAACCTTAGATAAAACCTTTATTCAAAGTTTTAAAAGTGCTAACCCGTTAGCTTTTCCGGGGGTGCATCCTTCCCTCATTCCTGAATTAGAGTTTCAATGGTGGCGCGCGATCGCTAAATCAACCTTTTCCTTAGCCGGAGTTTTGGAGCAGTTTGAGGATTTTGGGACTTTTTTTATTCAATTATATGATTATTTTGCCTCATCAGAGCCTTGGTATGTTTATGAGGATGTCGTGCCGGCTTTAACTCATTGGCATCATCAAGGGATTGAATTAGGGGTTATTTCTAATTTTGATAGTCGTCTTCAGAGAATTTTAAAAAGTTTGAATTTAGAAATATTTTTTAAAAGTATTACCATGTCTTCTTATAGTGGAGTCGCTAAACCTAATCCTTTAATTTTTACGACTGCACTGGCTAAACATAATTGTTCTCCCGCTCAAGCTTGGCACATCGGAGATAGTTTAAAGGATGATTATTATGGGGCTACTTCCGCAGGAATTAAAGCGTTTTTAATAGAACGGATTAATTAA
- the psbV gene encoding photosystem II cytochrome c-550: protein MVKRFVWVAIATVFFIFQLHVNSASALELDKDTLTIPLNEGGDTTTLTSKQATNGQRLFNLECTQCHLQGKTKTNNNVSLGLEDLSKADPRRDNVLALVDYLKNPTSYDGEDDYTELHPNVSRPDLFPELKNFTEDDVFDVAGYMLIAPKLDTRWGGTIYF, encoded by the coding sequence ATGGTAAAGCGATTTGTTTGGGTAGCCATAGCAACCGTATTTTTTATCTTCCAACTTCACGTTAACAGTGCATCCGCCCTGGAATTAGACAAAGATACCTTGACAATTCCTTTAAATGAAGGAGGAGATACCACTACTCTCACCTCTAAACAGGCCACCAATGGTCAACGTCTGTTTAACTTAGAGTGTACCCAATGTCATCTTCAAGGGAAAACCAAGACTAACAATAACGTTAGTTTAGGGTTAGAAGACTTATCCAAGGCTGATCCTCGTCGGGATAATGTTTTGGCTTTGGTGGATTATCTGAAAAATCCTACCAGTTATGACGGGGAAGATGATTATACTGAGTTACATCCTAATGTTTCTCGTCCTGATCTCTTCCCAGAACTCAAAAACTTCACCGAAGATGATGTATTTGATGTAGCGGGTTATATGTTGATCGCTCCTAAATTAGATACTAGATGGGGCGGTACTATCTACTTCTAA
- the cobA gene encoding uroporphyrinogen-III C-methyltransferase produces MGKVYLVGAGPGDPGLMTIKGKTLLENADVVVYDALISAPILAMINPKAEQINVGKRRGRHSKLQSETTQLLIEKAKTNAVVVRLKGGDPFVFGRGGEEMEDIIKAGVSVEVVPGITSGIAAPAYAGIPVTHRGYSSSVTFVTGHEAAGKYRPQINWQAIALGSETIVIYMGIHNLPHIIPQLLQAGLPSTTAIALIRWGTCPQQQELIGTLETIIKQVDEQNFQAPAIAIVGGVVNLNSLLSGCRPNIV; encoded by the coding sequence ATGGGAAAAGTTTATCTTGTCGGTGCGGGGCCTGGCGATCCAGGGTTAATGACCATTAAAGGAAAAACCTTATTAGAAAATGCTGACGTAGTCGTCTATGATGCCTTGATCAGTGCGCCAATTTTAGCAATGATTAATCCCAAAGCCGAACAAATAAACGTCGGTAAACGTCGGGGTCGTCATTCAAAATTACAATCAGAAACCACTCAACTATTAATCGAAAAAGCCAAAACTAACGCCGTAGTCGTGCGCCTTAAAGGAGGCGATCCCTTCGTATTTGGCCGGGGTGGGGAAGAGATGGAAGATATTATTAAAGCCGGTGTATCCGTAGAAGTCGTTCCCGGGATAACTTCCGGCATAGCTGCCCCCGCCTATGCAGGAATTCCCGTTACCCATCGCGGTTATAGTTCCTCCGTCACCTTTGTTACTGGCCATGAAGCCGCCGGAAAATACCGCCCTCAAATTAACTGGCAAGCGATCGCCCTTGGTTCGGAAACCATTGTCATCTACATGGGAATTCACAATTTACCCCATATTATTCCCCAATTGCTGCAAGCTGGACTCCCATCTACTACAGCGATCGCCCTCATTCGCTGGGGAACTTGTCCCCAACAGCAAGAGTTAATTGGGACTTTAGAAACGATTATTAAGCAAGTAGACGAGCAAAATTTTCAAGCCCCGGCGATCGCTATTGTGGGGGGAGTCGTGAATTTAAATTCTCTTTTATCTGGGTGTCGCCCCAATATAGTTTAA
- a CDS encoding sirohydrochlorin chelatase, producing the protein MTSQTAYLLVSHGSRDSHPQIALESLADLVKQQLNHLSNNNGATLGTQPLYETQLQPRFIKTATIIKKTAPIVVETATLELGTYSLHERIQQVAEKVQPLGIDKLKIVPLFLLKGVHVTEDIPEQIELARQNLSHSIKLELSPYLGNSPQIIPLLAGQFSQLTAGKRILLSHGSRRSQANQQIEQIASQLGAKPAYWSVSPSLAQQIATMANSETKTIAIMPYFLFRGGIIEAIAQEIQHLQSTYRDLTLHLGNPLEATPELASLIVEAQL; encoded by the coding sequence TTGACCTCCCAAACAGCTTATCTTCTCGTATCACACGGAAGCCGAGATAGTCATCCTCAAATAGCTTTAGAAAGTTTGGCAGATCTAGTCAAACAGCAACTTAACCACTTAAGTAATAATAATGGGGCTACTTTAGGGACTCAACCCTTATATGAAACTCAACTCCAACCAAGATTTATAAAAACAGCCACAATCATTAAAAAAACTGCTCCGATTGTCGTAGAAACAGCCACCCTGGAATTAGGAACTTATTCCCTTCATGAACGAATTCAACAAGTAGCCGAAAAAGTTCAACCCCTAGGTATAGATAAACTTAAAATTGTGCCTTTATTTCTCCTCAAAGGAGTTCACGTAACTGAAGATATACCGGAGCAAATAGAACTTGCCCGACAAAATTTGAGCCATTCTATCAAACTCGAATTATCTCCTTATTTAGGAAATTCTCCCCAAATTATCCCCTTACTTGCCGGTCAATTCTCCCAATTAACCGCAGGAAAACGAATATTATTATCTCATGGCAGTCGTCGCTCACAAGCCAACCAACAGATAGAACAAATAGCCTCTCAATTAGGGGCAAAGCCAGCTTATTGGTCAGTGAGTCCCAGTTTAGCCCAACAAATAGCAACAATGGCTAACTCCGAAACAAAAACGATCGCTATTATGCCCTATTTTTTATTTAGAGGAGGAATCATAGAAGCGATCGCCCAAGAAATCCAACACTTACAATCAACCTATCGTGATCTAACCTTACACCTAGGAAACCCTCTAGAAGCAACACCAGAACTAGCCAGCTTAATTGTTGAAGCTCAATTGTAG